One Polyangiaceae bacterium genomic window carries:
- a CDS encoding protein kinase: MKAGDLVGGKYRLVRRLGQGAMGVVWEAVHDVTARHVAMKLIVNATDNLRLRLLREARAAGKIAHRNVVEVYDVGETEDQDPFLVMQLLVGETLYAVFKREGSVDAKRGIVIMRDIARALVAAHAQGIIHRDLKPANVFLHREAGSDGEIVKVLDFGLCKPMGDNEMLTTPGGMLGSPAYMAPEQIVGVSDIDPRTDIWALGVLAFEMFTGKRPFQGRGPDLIHAVLKDPIPRLRDVIPTIDPDLDEVVAGCIVRDRNQRFTQAADIVSRLEVLADRADRNDAREPMPSVDEESDLGVTQVYRAGSSAPVQPYAHVGKTIPMMSAANLHAQQRPAPPTSDSGPSSGPAQGQPMRPSWPSSAPTPQSQATPPKLQTFGGAGPQGTAVLQHMPDGSLAPWQGQPQDAMRVSSAQNPAFSPPFAPAENRPASPLRPWVAVALGVGIGLLALLAIIVVISLSQKTPPEPGAAPATSTGR; this comes from the coding sequence ATGAAGGCCGGCGACCTCGTTGGAGGCAAGTATCGCCTCGTCCGAAGGCTCGGTCAGGGGGCCATGGGGGTCGTGTGGGAAGCGGTCCATGATGTGACCGCGCGTCACGTCGCGATGAAGCTCATCGTGAACGCGACGGACAACTTGCGCCTGCGGCTGCTGCGTGAAGCGCGCGCCGCTGGAAAGATCGCCCATCGGAACGTCGTCGAGGTCTACGACGTCGGCGAGACGGAAGACCAGGATCCGTTCCTCGTCATGCAACTGCTCGTCGGCGAGACGCTCTACGCCGTGTTCAAGCGCGAGGGCTCCGTCGACGCGAAACGCGGCATCGTCATCATGCGCGACATCGCGCGCGCGCTCGTCGCCGCGCACGCACAAGGCATCATCCACCGCGATCTCAAACCGGCCAACGTGTTTCTGCACCGCGAAGCCGGCAGCGACGGCGAGATCGTCAAAGTGCTCGACTTCGGACTCTGCAAGCCGATGGGCGACAACGAGATGCTCACGACACCCGGCGGTATGCTCGGCTCACCTGCCTACATGGCGCCCGAGCAGATCGTCGGCGTGTCCGACATCGATCCACGCACCGACATTTGGGCGCTCGGCGTGCTCGCCTTCGAGATGTTCACGGGCAAACGACCGTTTCAAGGCCGCGGGCCGGACCTCATCCACGCGGTGCTGAAGGATCCGATCCCGCGACTGCGCGACGTCATCCCGACCATCGATCCCGACCTCGACGAGGTCGTGGCGGGCTGCATCGTGCGCGATCGGAACCAACGATTCACGCAAGCTGCCGACATCGTCTCGCGGCTCGAAGTGCTCGCCGATCGAGCCGATCGCAACGATGCGCGTGAACCGATGCCCTCGGTGGACGAAGAAAGCGATCTCGGCGTCACGCAAGTGTATCGCGCGGGTTCGTCCGCTCCGGTGCAGCCGTATGCGCACGTCGGAAAAACCATTCCGATGATGTCCGCGGCAAACCTGCACGCGCAGCAGCGTCCAGCGCCCCCAACGAGCGACTCGGGCCCATCGAGCGGCCCGGCTCAAGGCCAGCCCATGCGACCATCGTGGCCATCGAGCGCTCCGACGCCGCAGTCTCAAGCGACGCCTCCCAAGCTGCAGACATTTGGAGGTGCTGGACCCCAAGGTACCGCCGTCTTGCAACACATGCCGGATGGGAGCCTTGCGCCGTGGCAGGGACAGCCACAAGACGCCATGCGTGTCAGCTCGGCACAAAATCCCGCCTTTAGTCCACCGTTTGCGCCGGCGGAAAACCGCCCCGCCAGCCCATTGCGCCCGTGGGTTGCCGTTGCGCTGGGCGTCGGCATCGGACTGCTCGCGCTCCTAGCGATCATCGTCGTGATCAGCTTGTCCCAAAAAACCCCACCCGAGCCCGGTGCGGCTCCGGCCACGTCCACCGGGCGCTAA